Proteins encoded within one genomic window of Alosa alosa isolate M-15738 ecotype Scorff River chromosome 24, AALO_Geno_1.1, whole genome shotgun sequence:
- the LOC125289657 gene encoding LOW QUALITY PROTEIN: mastermind-like domain-containing protein 1 (The sequence of the model RefSeq protein was modified relative to this genomic sequence to represent the inferred CDS: deleted 1 base in 1 codon), translated as MLLVSQQLLDTPRMEPILPGSLKRKLTGPEGSLGSVNGLSDGPMSQGSGKRLCLEDVTMGTGYPQPPFSSGPGVGGQGGINSRNNNNGLESPYMPTKVSPAGSAPGGAGGGGGMGGGMASPFGNNGGSVASSVEQELQDILEELTKNPDPTLPELDIEKILGSKEDEGTAGGGPGPFMHPDEAGTPKCSPPRPSHLEAHLTRSPGFPQAGSPQVGLSPAGAPYPLSHPSKPVLSPLSASPLSSSSSSSQAQNQARSPMLSAALSSRGVRLAVRDVPSQAAPAASLQQQQAPPVWEPGPCPTTAPSLPARHALLGLLVLLGRSLSAVPARGQAPQLVPHQQPFSPAGSSIQSPQSSLISSLAPAPAQGPSPPYRPEKLTSPALAQPPFSPQSALLPSGSVPQTGGSIQGSQASYLGPGATTAGATRPSPPYRQDPKHGSPGVGMGVPSQQQNGSAVQNSQLFKAITSSQPAPSNLKLLMQQGQQGPTSAGQSVHQPMAPGPMGKGPGGGPDSFSFNNTKPLRHFDPDLTVAAASQQQQKMGGPASLPSPAASGNGGHGPMGGPAYRGPSMQTAPPASAAVAASHNHLFQQRMQRAMQRGSGPGGMVCREDPGAGMVPRLQDPSSVSTARSE; from the exons CTGCCTGGATCACTGAAGAGGAAGCTGACTGGACCCGAGGGCTCTCTGGGGTCGGTGAACGGGCTCTCGGATGGCCCCATGTCCCAGGGCAGCGGTAAGCGCCTCTGCCTGGAGGATGTCACCATGGGCACCGGCTACCCGCAGCCGCCTTTCTCTTCTGGACCCGGGGTGGGCGGCCAGGGCGGCATTAACAGCAGAAACAACAATAACGGGCTGGAGTCCCCGTACATGCCCACAAAGGTGAGCCCTGCGGGGTCGGCGCCCGGGGGTGCAGGTGGCGGGGGTGGCATGGGAGGGGGCATGGCGTCGCCGTTTGGCAACAATGGGGGCAGCGTGGCGTCCTCGGTGGAGCAGGAGCTGCAGGACATCCTGGAGGAGCTGACCAAGAATCCCGACCCAACCCTGCCTGAGCTGGACATCGAGAAGATCCTGGGCAGCAAGGAGGACGAGGGGACGGCCGGCGGTGGCCCCGGGCCGTTCATGCACCCGGACGAGGCCGGCACGCCCAAATGCTCCCCACCGAGGCCCTCTCACCTGGAGGCCCATCTGACCCGCTCCCCGGGCTTCCCCCAGGCCGGCTCCCCTCAGGTGGGCCTCAGCCCGGCCGGCGCCCCTTACCCCCTGTCCCACCCGTCCAAGCCGGTCCTCTCGCCGCTCTCGGCCTCCCCCTTGTCAtcgtcctcctcgtcctcgCAGGCCCAGAACCAGGCGCGGTCGCCCATGCTCTCGGCCGCCCTGTCCAGCCGCGGCGTCCGGCTGGCGGTGCGAGATGTCCCGTCGCA AGCAGCTCCAGCAGCTAGCCTCCAACAGCAACAAGCACCACCCGTCTGGGAACCAGGGCCCTGCCCCACCACcgccccctccctcccagcCAGGCATGCCCTCCTCGGGCTCCTCGTCCTCCTGGGCCGGTCCCTCTCCGCCGTACCGGCCCGGGGACAAGCTCCCCAACTCGTCCCCCACCAGCAGCCCTTCAGCCCAGCCGGCAGCAGCATCCAGAGCCCCCAGAGCTCCCTCATCTCCAGCCTGGCTCCAGCACCGGCCCAGGGCCCCTCGCCGCCCTACCGGCCCGAGAAGCTGACCAGCCCGGCCCTGGCTCAGCCGCCGTTCAGCCCGCAGAGCGCCCTGCTGCCCTCCGGGAGCGTTCCCCAAACAGGGGGCAGCATCCAGGGCTCGCAGGCCAGCTATCTGGGCCCCGGGGCCACCACAGCGGGGGCCACCCGCCCCTCGCCGCCCTACCGGCAGGACCCCAAGCACGGGAGCCCGGGCGTGGGCATGGGCGTCCCCTCGCAGCAGCAGAACGGCTCGGCCGTTCAGAACAGTCAGCTGTTCAAGGCCATCACCTCCAGCCAGCCGGCGCCTAGCAACCTCAAGCTGCTCATGCAGCAGGGTCAGCAGGGGCCCACCTCCGCAGGACAGTCCGTGCACCAGCCCATGGCTCCGGGGCCCATGGGAAAGGGCCCTGGTGGAGGCCCGGACTCCTTCTCCTTCAACAACACCAAGCCCCTGCGCCACTTTGACCCCGACCTGACCGTGGCGGCGGcgagccagcagcagcagaagatgGGCGGACCGGCCAGCCTTCCGTCGCCGGCGGCTAGCGGTAACGGTGGCCACGGGCCGATGGGAGGACCGGCCTACCGTGGGCCCAGCATGCAGACCGCACCTCCAGCATCAGCGGCTGTGGCTGCCAGTCACAACCACTTGTTCCAGCAGCGGATGCAGAGGGCCATGCAGAGGGGCTCGGGGCCTGGAGGAATGGTCTGCAGAGAG